Proteins co-encoded in one Coprobacter tertius genomic window:
- a CDS encoding ABC transporter permease, with product MNATIDIGWLHMFLGILLLVIPTWFLYYFRTGLVRSTLVAALRMIIQLFFIGFYLEYLFKWNNTFINLLWVVLMTGIAAYTVLQRTSLPSRKLFLPVIMAFLCAISVIDLYFLGVVICLDPLFDARYFIPISGMILGNMLSSNVIALNAFYGSIRRERQLYLYLLGNGASRGEATAPFMREALIKSFNPTVASMAVMGLIALPGTMTGQILGGSSPNVAIKYQILIMITIFSSSLISVLLTLWASKRRAFDDFGLER from the coding sequence GGAATATTGTTATTGGTGATTCCCACATGGTTTTTGTATTATTTTCGTACCGGTTTGGTGCGAAGTACTCTCGTTGCAGCCTTGCGTATGATTATACAACTTTTTTTTATCGGTTTTTATCTCGAGTATTTGTTTAAATGGAATAATACATTTATAAATCTACTTTGGGTTGTACTTATGACAGGGATAGCCGCCTATACGGTTTTACAGAGAACGAGTCTTCCGAGTCGTAAACTTTTCTTACCGGTAATTATGGCTTTTTTGTGTGCTATAAGCGTTATCGATTTGTACTTTCTGGGTGTTGTAATATGTCTTGATCCACTCTTCGACGCACGTTATTTCATTCCCATCAGCGGTATGATTTTAGGAAATATGTTGTCGTCAAATGTAATTGCCCTGAATGCTTTTTACGGCAGCATCAGGAGAGAAAGGCAACTTTATCTTTATTTACTCGGCAATGGAGCCAGTAGAGGAGAAGCAACAGCTCCTTTTATGCGGGAGGCGCTTATAAAGTCGTTTAATCCGACTGTAGCTTCAATGGCTGTTATGGGACTTATTGCTCTTCCCGGTACGATGACCGGTCAGATTTTGGGAGGTAGTAGCCCTAATGTGGCTATTAAATACCAGATTCTGATTATGATTACGATTTTCTCTTCGTCTCTCATTTCGGTATTACTAACCCTTTGGGCTTCTAAAAGGAGAGCTTTCGATGATTTCGGGCTCGAAAGATAA
- the floA gene encoding flotillin-like protein FloA (flotillin-like protein involved in membrane lipid rafts) — MEYSIVILAAVIILVVIFFYFVPFLLWISARVSGVRISLLQLFLMRIRKVPPQIIVRAMIEAHKAGLKDITRDDLEAHYLAGGHVERVVHALVSASKANIDLGFKMATAIDLAGRDVFEAVQMSVNPKVIDTPPVVAVAKDGIQLIAKARVTVRANIRQLVGGAGEDTILARVGEGIVSSIGSSESHKTVLENPDSISKLVLKKGLDSGTAFEILSIDIADIDIGKNIGAGLQIDQAQADKNIAQAKAEERRAMAIALEQEMKAKAQEARAKVIEAEAEVPRAMAEAFRSGNLGIMDYYKMKNIEADTSMRDAIAKPSAKK, encoded by the coding sequence ATGGAATACAGCATCGTCATTCTGGCCGCGGTCATTATCCTTGTGGTCATTTTCTTTTACTTCGTGCCTTTCCTCCTCTGGATTTCGGCCCGTGTATCGGGAGTCCGTATTTCTCTGTTGCAACTCTTCCTGATGCGCATCCGGAAAGTACCGCCCCAAATTATAGTACGAGCTATGATCGAAGCCCATAAAGCCGGATTAAAAGATATTACCCGAGACGATCTCGAAGCCCATTATCTGGCAGGTGGACATGTAGAACGTGTAGTTCATGCACTCGTATCTGCATCAAAAGCTAATATCGATCTAGGGTTTAAAATGGCAACAGCAATCGATCTTGCTGGCAGAGACGTATTCGAAGCTGTGCAAATGTCGGTAAATCCTAAAGTAATCGATACCCCCCCTGTTGTAGCCGTAGCAAAAGACGGAATACAGCTTATTGCTAAAGCCCGTGTAACCGTACGTGCAAACATACGTCAGTTAGTCGGTGGAGCTGGAGAAGATACGATTTTGGCCCGTGTGGGAGAAGGTATTGTCTCGTCTATCGGCTCTTCTGAATCTCATAAAACCGTACTGGAAAATCCGGACAGTATTTCTAAGCTGGTGTTGAAAAAAGGGCTCGACTCGGGTACTGCTTTCGAAATACTCTCTATTGATATCGCAGACATCGATATAGGTAAAAACATCGGTGCGGGATTACAAATCGATCAGGCTCAAGCCGATAAAAATATTGCTCAAGCTAAAGCAGAAGAACGTCGGGCTATGGCTATTGCACTCGAACAAGAAATGAAAGCGAAAGCACAAGAAGCTCGTGCAAAAGTAATCGAAGCAGAAGCAGAAGTTCCCCGCGCTATGGCTGAAGCTTTTCGGTCGGGAAATCTCGGGATTATGGATTACTATAAAATGAAAAATATAGAGGCAGATACATCTATGCGGGATGCAATAGCCAAACCTTCTGCAAAAAAATAA
- a CDS encoding NfeD family protein, with protein sequence MDIFIITLLILTAIFLVVLEVFFLPGITIAGIGSLLFFGGAIYYAFSNMGETAGYVTIIVSIVGCITGLIWFMRSKSLDRMALKTDIDSKVPTEIDDTVHVGDEGIALSRLNPMGTVLIGEKRIEGKTRDEFIDEGTPIIVERVEHTNVIVRKKIKE encoded by the coding sequence ATGGATATATTTATTATCACCTTACTGATACTTACCGCAATATTTCTGGTTGTCCTCGAAGTATTTTTCTTACCGGGTATTACAATCGCAGGAATAGGTTCTCTTTTGTTTTTCGGAGGAGCCATATATTATGCCTTCTCCAATATGGGAGAAACAGCCGGCTATGTAACGATCATTGTCTCGATTGTCGGTTGTATAACTGGTCTTATCTGGTTTATGCGATCTAAAAGTCTCGACCGTATGGCTTTAAAAACCGATATAGACTCTAAAGTTCCTACCGAAATAGATGATACAGTACACGTTGGAGACGAAGGAATAGCTTTATCCCGGTTGAACCCGATGGGTACCGTACTGATCGGAGAAAAAAGAATCGAAGGAAAAACCCGAGATGAATTTATCGATGAAGGTACCCCTATTATTGTAGAACGGGTAGAACATACAAATGTCATTGTAAGAAAGAAAATTAAAGAATAA
- a CDS encoding RNA polymerase sigma factor, translating into MENFNLCNELVKIQTRLFLKALYITRNPERAKDLLQETNLKILNNVDSYKYDENFIGWCFSVMKNVHNDILRKEKRIFTVPLDESLDAGYCMHFGSEIDMEILNKELSSLSEEDRLLLTFRIMKMKYKDIAKKLGIPVGTVKSRMFYLKTKLNYVKEWFE; encoded by the coding sequence ATGGAAAATTTCAATCTGTGTAACGAGTTGGTAAAAATACAAACTCGTTTATTTTTAAAAGCTTTATATATTACTCGTAATCCCGAAAGAGCAAAAGATCTTTTGCAAGAAACAAATCTGAAGATTCTCAATAATGTAGATAGCTATAAATATGATGAAAACTTTATAGGTTGGTGCTTTTCTGTTATGAAAAATGTGCATAACGATATTTTACGAAAAGAAAAACGGATTTTCACTGTTCCGTTAGATGAATCCTTAGATGCCGGATATTGTATGCATTTCGGTTCGGAAATCGATATGGAAATTTTGAATAAAGAGTTGAGTAGTCTTAGCGAAGAAGATCGTTTATTATTAACTTTCAGAATTATGAAAATGAAATATAAAGATATAGCTAAGAAACTCGGTATTCCGGTTGGAACAGTAAAAAGCAGAATGTTCTATCTGAAAACGAAATTGAATTATGTAAAAGAGTGGTTCGAGTAA
- a CDS encoding tetratricopeptide repeat protein has protein sequence MSKKYLRSVFFVFCLLSSPVMMGQSQEEARALYKEGKYAEAKPIFESLIKRNPSNASLNQWYGVCLYETGYYDQSEKYLKLAASKKIQDAYLYLGNLYFRQYRFKDALDNYEKYQDALRRSKGTGTDISERMEQARKGEQMLRRVEKVQIIDSMIIDKPTFFSHYKLSPESGKLFDYNQFFGNNRACNNSVVYQNQRGDKILYGHKTAQNGYDLFSRSRLVNDSWGEEIPLSTNINTATDQNYPFVLSDGVTLYYASTGDESLGGYDIFVTRLNLNTGNYLDPENLGMPFNSPFNDYMMAIDEINNVGWFVSDRYQPEGKLVLYIFIPNSEKIVYQGEDEEMARRLGRITSIKDTWVKGTDYKQLLNKIFTTTNQVIKEPKNEFHFIINNQIVYTRLSDFESKQARDYFLKSQDLQKQITDTENKLASLRKSYVTESGNKNDITAQINTLETTLLKLYGQPESFEAKSRAEEINQLLKMQGNK, from the coding sequence ATGTCGAAGAAATATTTAAGATCTGTATTTTTTGTATTTTGTTTATTGAGCAGCCCGGTTATGATGGGTCAGAGTCAGGAAGAGGCAAGAGCTTTATATAAAGAAGGCAAATATGCCGAGGCAAAACCTATATTCGAATCCCTCATAAAAAGAAATCCTTCTAATGCAAGTCTGAATCAATGGTACGGCGTATGCCTATATGAAACAGGATATTACGATCAGTCAGAGAAATATCTGAAATTAGCAGCATCAAAAAAAATACAGGATGCTTACCTATATCTGGGAAATCTCTACTTCCGGCAGTACCGGTTTAAAGATGCTCTGGATAATTATGAAAAATATCAGGATGCATTACGCCGGTCAAAAGGAACTGGAACCGATATCTCGGAAAGAATGGAACAGGCCCGAAAAGGAGAACAAATGTTACGAAGAGTGGAAAAAGTGCAAATCATAGACAGTATGATCATAGATAAACCAACATTTTTTTCACATTATAAACTGAGTCCCGAATCGGGTAAACTTTTCGATTATAACCAATTCTTCGGGAACAACCGTGCATGCAATAACTCGGTGGTGTATCAAAACCAACGTGGAGATAAAATACTTTACGGACATAAAACAGCCCAAAACGGTTATGACCTATTTTCACGTAGCCGTCTCGTAAACGATAGCTGGGGAGAAGAAATTCCATTATCGACCAACATAAACACCGCTACCGATCAGAATTATCCATTTGTATTATCCGACGGAGTAACCTTGTATTATGCTTCAACAGGCGATGAATCATTGGGCGGATACGACATATTCGTTACGAGATTGAACCTGAACACCGGCAATTACCTTGATCCCGAAAATCTCGGTATGCCCTTTAATTCACCATTCAACGATTATATGATGGCCATCGACGAGATAAATAATGTAGGCTGGTTTGTCTCCGATCGTTATCAGCCCGAAGGAAAACTTGTCCTATATATATTTATCCCAAACAGTGAAAAAATCGTATATCAGGGAGAAGATGAGGAAATGGCTCGTCGTTTGGGAAGAATCACCTCAATAAAAGATACTTGGGTAAAAGGTACCGACTATAAACAGTTATTGAATAAGATATTCACAACAACAAATCAGGTCATAAAAGAACCGAAAAACGAATTTCATTTTATTATAAATAATCAAATCGTATATACGCGCCTCAGTGATTTTGAGAGCAAACAGGCCCGCGATTATTTTCTGAAGTCCCAAGATCTCCAAAAACAAATTACCGATACAGAAAATAAATTAGCTTCTTTACGGAAAAGTTATGTAACCGAAAGCGGGAACAAAAACGACATCACTGCACAGATTAATACTCTGGAAACGACCCTGCTCAAACTATACGGGCAACCCGAATCTTTCGAGGCTAAAAGTCGTGCGGAAGAAATAAACCAACTGTTGAAAATGCAGGGAAATAAATGA